In Rhodococcus sp. OK302, one genomic interval encodes:
- a CDS encoding TetR/AcrR family transcriptional regulator, which translates to MATPRKRLDREQRRTQLLDIGMQLFADRSYEDVWIEEVAEIAGVSRGLMYHYFPTKRDFFAAIVERESKHLLDVTAPDASLPVHEQIAAGLDAYFEYVKTHSRGVRAINIGTLSAEAAIREIVEHELAEQQTRILDAWGFEGERRVLAAVAVRGWIAFVRAVCLDWLDHPSIPQEELRAICLRTLAGALGS; encoded by the coding sequence ATGGCCACTCCACGAAAACGTCTGGATCGCGAGCAACGCCGCACGCAGTTGCTCGATATCGGTATGCAACTTTTTGCCGACCGATCGTACGAGGACGTCTGGATCGAAGAGGTAGCCGAGATCGCCGGGGTGTCACGGGGTCTCATGTACCACTACTTCCCGACCAAACGGGATTTCTTTGCGGCGATCGTCGAGCGCGAATCGAAGCATCTCCTCGACGTGACCGCGCCCGACGCGTCGCTGCCGGTTCACGAGCAAATCGCCGCTGGGTTGGACGCCTACTTCGAGTACGTCAAAACCCATAGTCGTGGTGTCCGCGCGATCAACATCGGCACGTTGTCAGCGGAAGCCGCGATCCGCGAGATCGTCGAACACGAATTGGCGGAGCAGCAGACGCGCATTCTCGACGCGTGGGGATTCGAAGGTGAGCGTCGAGTACTTGCTGCCGTCGCTGTTCGTGGATGGATCGCCTTCGTTCGGGCAGTGTGCCTGGACTGGCTGGATCATCCGTCGATTCCGCAGGAGGAGTTGCGTGCGATCTGCTTGCGCACGTTGGCCGGAGCCCTCGGGAGTTAG
- a CDS encoding TetR/AcrR family transcriptional regulator, translated as MTPPRNPDETTGKSGRRDELLAIAAGLFADRGVRATTVRDIADAAGILSGSLYHHFDSKESMVDEILHQFLDELFGKYREIVAAGLDSRATIEALIVTSYEAIDASHSAVAIYQDEVKHLVANERFSYLVERNTEFRDLWVGVLEAGVADGSFRSDIDVELVFRFMRDTVWVAVRWYRPGGSLTAHTVAAQYLAIVLDGLSDPAASSKTIAAQQN; from the coding sequence ATGACTCCACCCCGTAATCCCGACGAGACGACAGGAAAATCCGGACGCCGCGACGAACTTCTCGCGATCGCAGCCGGCCTGTTCGCCGACCGCGGAGTACGTGCGACGACGGTACGAGATATCGCCGATGCTGCCGGAATTCTGTCCGGCAGTCTCTACCACCATTTTGATTCCAAGGAATCGATGGTCGACGAGATCCTGCACCAGTTCCTCGACGAATTGTTCGGCAAGTACCGCGAAATCGTCGCCGCCGGCCTTGACAGTCGCGCGACGATCGAAGCGTTGATCGTCACTTCGTACGAGGCGATCGACGCCTCCCACTCGGCCGTCGCGATCTACCAGGACGAAGTCAAGCATCTGGTCGCGAACGAACGATTCTCGTATCTGGTGGAACGTAACACCGAGTTCCGGGACCTGTGGGTGGGTGTGTTGGAGGCGGGTGTTGCCGACGGTAGCTTCCGCTCCGACATCGACGTGGAACTTGTTTTCCGTTTCATGCGCGACACCGTCTGGGTTGCCGTGCGCTGGTACCGCCCCGGTGGATCGTTGACTGCGCACACCGTGGCAGCTCAGTACCTGGCGATCGTGCTCGACGGGCTCTCTGATCCAGCTGCGTCATCTAAAACTATTGCTGCACAACAAAACTAG
- a CDS encoding DUF2277 domain-containing protein encodes MCRNITELRGLEPPATPEEIEAASRQYIRKVSGIAKVSDANRDAFEQAVREVTATTTRLLSELPARRQPPQTVPPLRRPEVVARIAARAT; translated from the coding sequence ATGTGCCGAAACATCACCGAACTTCGTGGACTCGAACCGCCGGCCACACCGGAGGAGATCGAGGCAGCATCTCGCCAATACATACGTAAGGTGAGTGGAATCGCGAAAGTCTCCGACGCTAACCGTGACGCCTTCGAGCAAGCTGTCCGTGAGGTCACCGCGACTACGACGCGCCTGCTCAGTGAGCTCCCGGCGCGTAGGCAACCGCCGCAGACTGTTCCGCCGCTGCGTCGGCCAGAGGTAGTGGCGCGGATCGCGGCACGCGCCACCTAG
- a CDS encoding cytochrome P450 — translation MSVDATPTTGEATIPHPARRLPIVGDVLGINIRTPLQNSVSIGRELGPIFERYVLGNRFVFVSGADMVAELSDESRFVKHLAPGVKALRGIGGDGLFTAYNHEPNWGKAHNLLAPAFSQAAMRSYHRTMLDVASELVGYWDKHGSNSPVDVSADMTKLTLETIGRTGFSYSFDSFDREEPHPFVKAMIGALSHSQQTTFIKSTAVGRLLARRADRRDEVRKAYMAEVVDEVIRARRDNPGGAHEDLLELMLRAARENDPNRIDELNIRHQVVTFLVAGHETTSGALSFALYYLANNPDVLAKAQAEVDQIWGDEEPPFEKIAKLRYVRRVLDEALRLWPTAPAYGRAARHDTTLVGKYPMKKGDWMLVLIPSLHRDPVWGNDPEAFDPDRFLPAQVKARPAHTYKPFGTGERACIGRQFAIHEAVLVLGTILQKYTIEPDPEYQLKVAERLTLMPEGFKLTVRRR, via the coding sequence ATGAGCGTCGACGCAACGCCGACTACCGGCGAAGCCACCATTCCGCACCCAGCGCGGCGACTCCCCATCGTCGGCGACGTCCTCGGCATCAACATCCGGACACCACTGCAGAACTCCGTGAGTATCGGCCGCGAACTGGGTCCGATCTTCGAAAGATATGTGCTCGGCAATCGATTCGTGTTCGTGTCGGGAGCAGACATGGTCGCGGAACTCTCCGACGAGTCACGATTTGTAAAACACCTGGCCCCGGGCGTGAAAGCTCTGCGCGGCATCGGCGGCGACGGCCTCTTCACCGCCTACAATCACGAACCCAACTGGGGCAAAGCCCACAACCTCCTGGCCCCGGCGTTCAGCCAGGCCGCGATGCGCTCGTATCACCGCACGATGCTCGATGTGGCGAGCGAACTCGTCGGATACTGGGACAAACACGGCAGCAACTCCCCCGTCGACGTCTCCGCCGACATGACCAAATTGACGCTCGAAACTATCGGCCGAACCGGGTTCAGCTACTCCTTCGACTCATTCGATCGTGAAGAACCGCATCCGTTTGTCAAAGCGATGATCGGTGCGCTTTCACATTCACAGCAGACCACCTTCATCAAATCGACTGCGGTCGGCCGCCTTCTCGCGCGCCGAGCCGACCGACGCGACGAAGTCCGCAAGGCATACATGGCCGAGGTGGTGGACGAGGTGATTCGTGCGCGGCGCGACAATCCCGGCGGCGCGCACGAGGACCTCCTGGAACTCATGTTGCGCGCGGCTCGGGAGAACGACCCGAATCGAATCGACGAACTGAACATTCGGCACCAGGTAGTCACCTTCCTGGTTGCCGGACATGAAACAACTTCCGGCGCTTTGTCATTCGCCCTGTACTACCTCGCAAACAATCCGGATGTTCTCGCCAAAGCTCAGGCCGAGGTCGATCAAATTTGGGGCGACGAAGAACCGCCGTTCGAGAAGATCGCCAAATTACGGTACGTACGACGCGTCCTCGACGAGGCCTTGCGCCTGTGGCCGACAGCCCCCGCCTACGGCCGCGCAGCACGGCACGACACCACCCTGGTTGGCAAGTATCCGATGAAGAAGGGCGATTGGATGCTGGTACTCATACCGTCATTGCATCGAGATCCCGTGTGGGGCAACGATCCTGAAGCATTCGACCCGGATCGGTTTCTGCCGGCACAGGTGAAAGCCCGCCCCGCTCATACGTACAAACCATTCGGAACCGGCGAACGCGCTTGCATCGGTAGACAATTCGCGATTCACGAGGCAGTTCTTGTTCTCGGCACGATTCTGCAGAAGTACACCATCGAACCGGATCCCGAATATCAACTGAAGGTAGCCGAGCGACTGACGCTGATGCCCGAAGGGTTCAAACTGACGGTACGACGCCGCTGA
- a CDS encoding DUF4333 domain-containing protein: MKRKYLAATIALAAVLATGACSASVSVGSKQVAADKVAAQMSSQLAATVGKAPDDVTCPEGLDAEVDATVTCTLTDQGTKYDVTGTVTSVDGDNVKFDVQVADTPQS, encoded by the coding sequence ATGAAGAGAAAATACCTCGCCGCCACCATCGCCCTAGCGGCCGTATTGGCTACCGGCGCATGCTCGGCCTCGGTCAGCGTGGGCTCGAAGCAGGTTGCCGCCGACAAGGTTGCGGCCCAGATGTCCAGCCAGCTCGCAGCGACAGTCGGAAAAGCACCGGATGACGTCACCTGCCCCGAAGGTCTCGACGCCGAGGTAGATGCAACCGTCACCTGCACACTGACGGATCAGGGCACCAAATACGACGTCACCGGAACCGTGACCAGCGTCGACGGTGACAACGTGAAGTTCGACGTCCAGGTAGCGGATACTCCTCAGAGCTAA
- a CDS encoding bile acid:sodium symporter family protein, with amino-acid sequence MYPNDHAESGTAVVSVKFSPSNWKKPLPMDSALTSIGLPVALAIIMFGLGLSLTVGDFARVAKAPKAVSIALVCQLILLPAAAFGLVTLFDLDPLLAVGMMLLAASPGGTTANLFSHLFRGDVALNVTLTAVNSVIAVVTLPLITNFALGYFEPDDADGTLGLQFTKVLQVFAVVLIPVAIGMWVRLRSSAFAERMDKPVRIGSAAVLALVIVGTVISERANIADYLLDIGIVAALFCVLSLSIGYVVPKIFGLEDRQAIASSMEIGIHNSTLAITIAVSLMDNVQLAVPAAVYGVVMFPLAAGFGALITNKSQKLVEVD; translated from the coding sequence ATGTATCCAAATGACCACGCAGAATCGGGCACCGCGGTAGTTTCAGTAAAATTCTCCCCAAGTAACTGGAAGAAGCCATTACCCATGGACTCAGCTCTCACGTCGATCGGCCTGCCGGTCGCGCTCGCCATCATCATGTTCGGCCTCGGACTCTCACTGACCGTCGGTGATTTTGCCCGCGTTGCGAAGGCACCCAAAGCTGTCTCCATCGCTCTCGTCTGCCAACTGATATTGCTGCCCGCCGCCGCCTTCGGTCTGGTCACCCTCTTCGATCTCGATCCGCTGTTGGCAGTCGGCATGATGCTCCTCGCCGCGTCACCGGGCGGAACAACAGCCAATCTCTTCAGTCACCTCTTCCGCGGCGACGTCGCACTCAATGTGACTCTCACAGCAGTCAATTCAGTGATCGCCGTCGTCACCCTTCCCCTGATCACCAACTTCGCGCTCGGTTACTTCGAACCTGACGACGCCGACGGCACCCTCGGCCTCCAGTTCACGAAGGTCCTGCAAGTTTTTGCCGTCGTCCTGATCCCGGTCGCCATCGGCATGTGGGTTCGCTTGCGGTCGAGCGCCTTTGCCGAGCGTATGGACAAGCCGGTTCGCATCGGATCTGCCGCGGTGCTGGCACTGGTCATCGTCGGAACCGTCATCTCGGAGCGCGCGAACATCGCCGACTACCTTCTCGACATCGGCATCGTCGCAGCATTGTTCTGCGTACTGAGCCTTTCCATCGGATACGTCGTACCCAAGATCTTCGGTCTCGAGGATCGTCAAGCCATCGCCAGTTCCATGGAAATCGGTATCCACAACAGCACTTTGGCGATCACCATCGCAGTGAGCCTGATGGACAACGTTCAACTGGCGGTTCCGGCCGCGGTCTACGGCGTCGTAATGTTCCCTCTTGCAGCGGGATTCGGCGCTTTGATCACCAACAAGTCACAAAAGCTTGTTGAAGTCGACTAA
- a CDS encoding FadD3 family acyl-CoA ligase, which produces MTEQPRTIPSALIRAAEEFGDRAAIADGDTRLTFAELHQRVRDFAGALITRGVKAGDRVVIWAPNTHHWVIALLGAQYVGAAIIPINTRYTGTEALDIIERVDAAALVIVGKFLKADRYQQLLDANPELSIPTVIRITVDGDDARDGVIEFEDFTALATDDARAEADARAAAVQPDDISDILFTSGTTGRSKGAISAHRQSMAVAQSWGECAEVTEKDNFLIISPFFHTFGYKAGILVCLINGATIVPVSVFNIDETLALINSEQVSILPGAPTIYQTILDHPRRGEYDLSSLRIAITGAAPVPVALVERMQSELFDAVLTAYGLTEAVVATMCRTDDDPVTVSTSSGRATADFEVKLGDQNEILLRGPNVMLGYLDDPESTAKAIDADGWLHTGDIGTLDERGYLDITDRLKDMYVSGGFNVYPAEIEGMLARLPGVHESAAIGIPDHRMGEVGRVYIAQLDGAGLTEESVIAFLKEKIAGFKVPREVRFVDHLPRNPSGKILKTVLREEQS; this is translated from the coding sequence GTGACCGAACAACCGAGAACCATCCCATCAGCCCTCATCCGGGCCGCCGAGGAGTTCGGTGATCGCGCGGCAATCGCCGATGGCGACACCCGACTGACCTTTGCAGAGTTGCACCAGCGTGTCCGCGATTTCGCGGGCGCACTGATCACTCGTGGCGTGAAGGCCGGCGACCGCGTCGTCATCTGGGCACCCAACACCCACCATTGGGTGATCGCTCTGCTGGGCGCGCAGTACGTCGGAGCAGCGATTATCCCGATCAACACCCGGTACACCGGTACCGAGGCACTCGACATCATCGAGCGCGTCGACGCCGCTGCCCTGGTCATCGTCGGCAAGTTCCTCAAGGCCGATCGTTACCAGCAGCTGCTCGACGCGAATCCTGAGCTGTCCATTCCCACCGTCATCCGGATCACCGTCGACGGGGACGACGCACGCGACGGCGTCATCGAGTTCGAGGACTTCACTGCCCTCGCAACCGACGACGCTCGCGCCGAAGCAGATGCGCGGGCAGCAGCAGTACAGCCCGACGACATCAGCGACATCCTCTTCACCTCCGGCACCACCGGACGAAGCAAGGGCGCGATCAGTGCGCACCGTCAGTCCATGGCGGTGGCTCAGTCCTGGGGTGAATGCGCCGAGGTGACGGAGAAGGACAACTTCCTCATCATCAGCCCGTTCTTCCACACCTTCGGCTACAAGGCCGGAATTCTGGTGTGCCTGATCAACGGCGCGACCATCGTTCCGGTATCCGTCTTCAACATCGACGAGACTCTTGCACTGATCAACAGTGAGCAGGTCAGCATTCTGCCCGGCGCTCCGACGATCTACCAGACGATCCTCGATCACCCCCGTCGCGGCGAATACGACTTGTCGTCACTGCGCATCGCAATCACTGGTGCCGCTCCGGTACCGGTCGCGCTGGTCGAACGCATGCAGAGCGAACTGTTCGACGCAGTTCTCACTGCCTACGGGCTGACCGAAGCAGTCGTCGCCACCATGTGCCGCACCGACGACGATCCGGTCACCGTCTCCACGTCTTCGGGCCGTGCGACAGCCGATTTCGAGGTCAAGCTGGGCGATCAGAACGAGATCCTGCTTCGTGGACCGAACGTAATGCTCGGATACCTCGACGATCCCGAATCAACCGCCAAGGCCATCGACGCCGACGGCTGGCTGCACACCGGTGACATCGGAACCCTCGACGAGCGTGGATATCTCGATATCACCGACCGTCTCAAGGACATGTACGTCAGCGGCGGATTCAACGTCTACCCCGCCGAAATCGAAGGAATGCTGGCTCGTCTGCCTGGCGTCCACGAATCGGCTGCCATCGGCATCCCCGATCACCGGATGGGCGAGGTGGGACGCGTCTACATCGCCCAGCTCGACGGCGCCGGTCTCACCGAAGAGTCGGTGATCGCCTTCCTCAAGGAGAAGATCGCGGGCTTCAAGGTTCCCCGCGAGGTTCGCTTCGTCGATCATCTCCCGCGTAACCCTTCGGGCAAGATTCTCAAAACAGTTCTGCGCGAGGAACAGTCATGA
- a CDS encoding acetyl-CoA C-acetyltransferase yields MSEVYIVDAIRTPIGKRGGALSAVHPIDLGAHVVKAVVERTGIDPADVDDVIFGCVDAIGGQAGNIARMAWLAAGYPQHVPGVTVDRQCGSSQQAVHFGAQAILSGTADLIVAGGVQNMSQIPISAAMIVGQQYGFETPTSGSVGWTERYGNQEVSQFKGAEMIAEKWDVSREELEKWALQSHERAKAAIAAGRFDNEIVTMGDATVDEGPRETSLEKMATLKVLVEDGRLTAAVASQISDGASALLLASEEAVKKHGLKPRARIHHLSARGDDPIFMLSAPIPATQHALKKAGLTIEDIDLVEINEAFAPVVLAWIKEIGADPAKVNVNGGAIALGHPLGATGTKLMATLLNELERTGGRYGLLTICEGGGTANVTIIERL; encoded by the coding sequence ATGTCCGAGGTATACATCGTCGATGCAATCCGCACCCCGATCGGCAAGCGCGGCGGCGCGCTGTCGGCTGTGCACCCCATCGATTTGGGTGCTCACGTAGTCAAGGCCGTTGTCGAGCGCACCGGCATTGATCCCGCCGACGTCGACGACGTCATCTTCGGCTGCGTCGACGCCATCGGCGGCCAGGCCGGCAACATTGCCCGCATGGCTTGGCTCGCAGCGGGATACCCGCAGCACGTTCCCGGCGTGACGGTTGACCGTCAGTGTGGTTCCAGCCAGCAGGCCGTGCACTTCGGCGCGCAGGCCATCCTGTCCGGCACCGCAGATCTGATCGTTGCCGGCGGCGTCCAGAACATGAGCCAGATCCCGATCTCGGCAGCCATGATCGTCGGCCAGCAGTACGGATTCGAGACCCCGACCTCAGGTTCCGTGGGTTGGACCGAGCGTTACGGCAACCAGGAAGTCTCGCAGTTCAAGGGCGCCGAAATGATCGCCGAGAAGTGGGACGTCAGCCGCGAAGAGCTCGAGAAGTGGGCTCTGCAGAGCCATGAGCGCGCCAAGGCTGCTATCGCAGCCGGACGTTTCGACAACGAAATCGTCACCATGGGCGACGCGACAGTCGACGAAGGTCCGCGTGAGACCAGCCTCGAAAAGATGGCAACGCTCAAGGTTCTCGTCGAAGACGGCCGCCTGACCGCTGCTGTCGCAAGCCAGATCTCGGACGGTGCCAGCGCACTGCTGCTGGCGTCGGAAGAAGCAGTCAAGAAGCACGGCCTCAAGCCCCGCGCGCGCATCCATCACCTCAGTGCACGCGGCGACGACCCCATCTTCATGCTCAGCGCGCCGATTCCGGCAACGCAGCACGCATTGAAGAAGGCCGGCCTGACCATCGAAGACATCGACCTGGTCGAGATCAACGAGGCTTTCGCCCCCGTCGTCCTCGCCTGGATCAAGGAAATCGGCGCAGACCCGGCCAAGGTCAACGTCAACGGCGGCGCAATCGCACTCGGCCACCCGCTCGGCGCTACCGGCACCAAGCTGATGGCAACGCTCCTCAACGAGCTCGAGCGCACCGGCGGACGCTACGGACTGCTCACCATCTGTGAGGGTGGCGGAACCGCAAACGTGACGATTATCGAGCGTCTCTGA
- a CDS encoding acyl-CoA dehydrogenase family protein → MDQSESPDGQMTDDEFAAEVSQWLAENLTGKFAQLKGKGGPGSEHEFFEQRLEWDKHLAAAGWTCLGWPKEFGGRGATIAQQVIFHQEYAKSGAPARVSHIGEELLGPTLIAYGTDEQKRRFLPGINTVSELWSQGYSEPGAGSDLANVSTTARLEDGKWIINGQKVWTSLAHVAQWCFVVCRTEVGSKRHQGLSFLLVPLDQPGVTVRPIQQLTGTSEFNEVFFDDAVTEAELVVGEPGEGWKIAMGLLTFERGVSTLGQQIGFARELQGVVDLAKANGSDQDPHIREKIARAWVGLRVMRAHAMRTLDAVDAGTGGSEASVAKLLWANWHRDLGQLSMDVQGASSLVAPWADSEGNPSDITDPEHLELDEWQRLFLFTRADTIYGGSNEIQRNIISERVLGLPREAR, encoded by the coding sequence GTGGACCAGAGCGAGAGCCCGGACGGGCAGATGACGGACGACGAGTTTGCAGCGGAAGTTTCGCAGTGGCTGGCCGAGAACCTGACGGGCAAATTTGCCCAGCTCAAGGGCAAGGGCGGCCCAGGTAGCGAGCACGAGTTCTTCGAGCAGCGACTCGAATGGGACAAGCACCTTGCTGCCGCCGGATGGACGTGCCTGGGGTGGCCGAAGGAGTTCGGTGGCCGCGGAGCCACCATCGCCCAGCAGGTCATCTTCCATCAGGAGTACGCCAAGTCGGGTGCACCCGCACGCGTCAGCCACATCGGTGAAGAGCTACTCGGCCCGACGCTGATCGCCTACGGAACCGACGAACAGAAGCGTCGCTTCCTGCCGGGCATCAACACCGTCAGCGAACTCTGGTCGCAGGGATACTCCGAACCCGGAGCCGGTTCCGACCTCGCCAACGTCTCGACGACGGCTCGTCTCGAAGACGGCAAGTGGATCATCAACGGCCAGAAAGTCTGGACGTCGCTGGCTCACGTTGCCCAGTGGTGCTTCGTCGTCTGCCGCACCGAGGTGGGCTCCAAGCGCCACCAGGGCCTGAGCTTCCTGCTCGTTCCCCTGGACCAACCGGGTGTGACCGTGCGTCCCATCCAGCAGCTCACCGGCACCTCCGAATTCAACGAGGTCTTCTTCGACGACGCCGTCACCGAAGCCGAACTGGTTGTCGGTGAACCGGGCGAAGGCTGGAAGATCGCCATGGGCCTGCTCACCTTCGAGCGCGGTGTGTCCACCCTCGGTCAGCAGATCGGGTTCGCCCGCGAACTTCAGGGCGTCGTTGATCTGGCGAAAGCCAATGGCAGTGACCAAGATCCGCATATCCGCGAGAAGATCGCCCGCGCCTGGGTCGGCCTGCGTGTCATGCGCGCCCACGCGATGCGTACTCTCGACGCGGTCGACGCCGGAACGGGTGGCAGCGAAGCATCGGTCGCAAAACTGTTGTGGGCCAACTGGCATCGCGACCTCGGCCAGCTTTCGATGGACGTGCAAGGTGCGTCGTCGTTGGTTGCTCCGTGGGCCGATTCCGAGGGAAACCCTTCGGACATCACCGATCCCGAGCACCTCGAGCTGGACGAGTGGCAGCGACTCTTCCTCTTCACGCGCGCCGACACGATCTACGGCGGCTCCAACGAAATTCAACGCAACATCATTTCCGAGCGTGTGCTCGGTCTTCCCCGAGAGGCTCGTTAA
- a CDS encoding SDR family oxidoreductase — MSDSTVVSPLSVVPEETPGHGLLKGKKAIITAAAGTGIGFSTARRVLLEGGDVLVSDFHERRLGETVEKLKAEFPGQQVESIICDVSSTAQVDALFDGAVEKMGRIDIVVNNAGLGGETPVVDMTDDQWDRVLDITLNSTFRATRAALRYFKSVEHGGVLVNNASVLGWRAQHSQAHYAAAKAGVMALTRCSAIEAAEYGVRINAVSPSIARHAFLAKVTSEELLDQLASGEAYGRAAEVWEIASVIAMLASDYTTYMTGEIVSVSSQRA, encoded by the coding sequence ATGTCTGACTCCACAGTAGTTTCGCCCCTGTCCGTCGTTCCGGAAGAAACCCCGGGCCACGGATTGCTCAAGGGCAAGAAGGCAATCATCACCGCCGCAGCCGGCACCGGCATCGGTTTCTCCACCGCGCGTCGCGTACTCCTCGAAGGTGGCGACGTCCTGGTCTCCGACTTCCACGAGCGTCGTCTCGGCGAGACGGTCGAAAAGCTGAAGGCTGAATTCCCGGGTCAGCAGGTCGAATCGATCATCTGCGACGTTTCCAGCACCGCACAGGTCGACGCATTGTTCGACGGCGCAGTCGAGAAGATGGGCCGCATCGACATCGTCGTCAACAACGCCGGCCTGGGCGGCGAAACCCCCGTCGTCGACATGACCGATGATCAGTGGGATCGCGTCCTCGACATCACGCTCAACAGCACATTCCGTGCGACGCGCGCTGCTCTGCGTTACTTCAAGAGCGTCGAACACGGCGGCGTTCTGGTCAACAACGCTTCGGTTCTCGGCTGGCGTGCACAGCATTCGCAGGCTCACTACGCAGCAGCCAAGGCCGGCGTCATGGCTCTGACCCGTTGCAGCGCCATCGAGGCAGCCGAGTACGGCGTCCGCATCAACGCCGTCTCGCCTTCCATTGCGCGCCATGCCTTCCTGGCCAAGGTCACCAGCGAAGAACTGCTGGATCAGCTGGCATCCGGCGAGGCTTACGGCCGCGCAGCCGAGGTCTGGGAAATCGCTTCGGTCATCGCGATGCTCGCGAGCGATTACACGACGTACATGACCGGCGAGATCGTTTCCGTTTCTTCGCAGCGGGCGTAG
- a CDS encoding alpha/beta hydrolase has product MNLTDIDAWDADSLADLASGLEGMLVAHRVRDLQRRLAALRVAARDDELQVRADGEIRAAVAVADGHPLQRQISELSAQASELIAEAVLVGAEFDHARASVTAHVSADFRDNVTRVNKDWRNLCSGGQAEIVKNAPELIANLDGIPAAVRDVANRARIDTERRRLQDDSIRIQQELQREFFGGRLSNTGAGLWYAQRKLEDLDALEELLREDADFVLVMMDMRSGERGFAAVAVGDPGTADHLSVTVPGLNTNVKDSMRGMALEARRLRDEAGRQLHTAGRGHEKVCTIAWIGYDAPQMTGPGKFDVGRASLDVSRGTKARIAADALSSFFHGLRASSVKDNPHFTALGHSYGSLATSLALQRNGYVGVADVVFYGSPGVRAREESQLEVAAGHVYVMKAEGDAIAGFGRFGGDPSDRSFQCLSTRSGYSPDGIYRERAFGHAEYARTGDNGELRMTGYNLAVVIAGLPERAVLA; this is encoded by the coding sequence GTGAACCTGACCGATATCGACGCGTGGGACGCCGATTCCCTCGCCGACCTTGCCAGTGGGCTCGAAGGGATGCTGGTCGCCCATCGCGTCCGCGACCTGCAACGCCGGTTGGCGGCACTGCGCGTTGCTGCTCGAGACGACGAACTGCAGGTGCGTGCCGACGGCGAGATACGAGCAGCAGTGGCCGTCGCCGACGGGCATCCGCTGCAGCGGCAGATTTCTGAACTGTCGGCGCAGGCGTCCGAGTTGATAGCCGAAGCGGTTCTGGTCGGGGCAGAATTCGACCATGCCCGAGCGTCGGTGACCGCGCATGTGAGTGCAGATTTTCGCGATAATGTCACTCGGGTCAACAAGGATTGGCGCAACCTCTGCTCGGGCGGTCAAGCAGAAATCGTCAAGAATGCTCCGGAATTGATCGCGAACCTGGACGGTATCCCCGCTGCCGTGCGCGATGTCGCGAATCGTGCACGAATCGACACGGAACGTCGTCGGCTGCAAGATGACTCGATCCGCATCCAACAGGAATTGCAGCGAGAGTTCTTCGGTGGACGACTCAGCAATACCGGCGCCGGATTGTGGTACGCCCAGCGCAAACTGGAAGATCTGGATGCACTCGAGGAGTTGCTGCGCGAAGATGCCGACTTCGTGTTGGTCATGATGGACATGCGTTCCGGCGAACGAGGCTTCGCGGCAGTTGCCGTGGGTGATCCTGGTACCGCAGATCATCTTTCGGTGACAGTGCCGGGCCTCAATACCAACGTCAAGGATTCCATGCGCGGTATGGCACTCGAGGCACGTCGGCTCCGGGACGAGGCCGGGCGCCAACTCCACACGGCGGGACGTGGACACGAAAAGGTGTGCACCATCGCCTGGATCGGCTACGACGCCCCGCAGATGACCGGCCCGGGCAAGTTCGACGTGGGCCGCGCCAGCCTCGACGTCAGCCGAGGCACCAAGGCGCGGATCGCCGCCGACGCACTCAGTAGCTTCTTCCACGGGCTGCGCGCATCGTCGGTGAAGGACAATCCGCACTTCACTGCTCTCGGCCACTCATACGGATCGCTCGCCACTTCCCTTGCCTTGCAACGGAATGGGTATGTGGGAGTCGCGGACGTGGTGTTCTACGGCTCGCCGGGGGTACGTGCGCGTGAAGAATCGCAGCTCGAAGTCGCGGCCGGTCACGTCTACGTCATGAAGGCAGAGGGCGACGCCATTGCCGGCTTCGGTCGCTTCGGCGGTGATCCGTCCGATCGGTCCTTCCAATGTCTTTCCACCAGAAGTGGTTACAGCCCTGACGGTATCTATCGTGAGCGTGCATTCGGTCATGCCGAATATGCCAGAACCGGCGACAACGGAGAGCTGAGAATGACCGGCTACAACTTGGCCGTCGTCATTGCCGGACTACCGGAACGGGCAGTGCTGGCCTGA